A DNA window from Daucus carota subsp. sativus chromosome 3, DH1 v3.0, whole genome shotgun sequence contains the following coding sequences:
- the LOC108215073 gene encoding uncharacterized protein LOC108215073 — translation MASAGSTLSIKSVHNAALSARNANTPKHAQFVVPTNGRRQCLLLLTSTLSLKAMELPSRAEGIGFFGLRKKLEKAEEEAEEIVKEGFETAEKGLETAEKGIEAAERGVESAEEEIETVLSFGGLAQAGVVAGAEFVGVLVASAVVNGILGPEAQKS, via the coding sequence ATGGCTTCTGCAGGCTCTACTCTCTCCATAAAAAGTGTGCACAATGCAGCACTCTCCGCCCGCAACGCGAACACTCCTAAGCATGCACAGTTTGTGGTGCCTACCAACGGAAGGAGGCAATGCTTGCTCCTGCTCACCTCAACTCTGTCACTGAAGGCCATGGAGCTACCATCCAGAGCTGAGGGTATTGGATTTTTTGGATTACGGAAGAAGTTAGAGAAGGCGGAGGAGGAAGCCGAGGAGATAGTCAAGGAAGGTTTCGAGACTGCAGAGAAGGGACTAGAGACAGCTGAGAAGGGGATAGAAGCTGCAGAGAGGGGAGTGGAATCGGCTGAGGAGGAGATTGAGACCGTGCTGAGCTTCGGAGGCCTCGCGCAGGCTGGAGTGGTGGCTGGAGCAGAATTTGTGGGAGTTTTGGTGGCTAGTGCTGTTGTAAATGGTATTCTAGGACCTGAAGCTCAGAAATCTTGA
- the LOC108214299 gene encoding cold-regulated 413 plasma membrane protein 2 — MVRGNFLAMKTDHVSQDIINSDMNELKMAATNLIADATRLGGLGFGTSFLKWVATFAAIYLLILDRTHWRTNMLTGLLVPYIFFSFPWGLFNFFRGEVGKWIAFIAVVLRLFFPRHFPDWLEMPGSLILLLVVAPGFFAYTVKDSWVGVAICLVIGCYLLQEHIRASGGFRNSFTERHGISNTLGIILLLVYPVWSLVLHIV; from the exons ATGGTGAGGGGCAACTTTTTGGCGATGAAAACTGATCATGTGAGCCAGGACATTATAAATTCAGACATGAATGAGCTTAAAATGGCTGCCACGAATCTGATTGCGGATGCTACCAGGCTTGGTGGCCTTGGCTTCGGGACTTCTTTTCTTAAATGGGTCGCTACCTTCGCTGCTAT TTATCTGCTGATATTGGATCGAACACACTGGAGGACAAACATGTTGACTGGGCTCCTAGTACCTTACATTTTTTTCAGTTTTCCTTGGGGTTTGTTCAACTTCTTTAG GGGGGAAGTGGGAAAATGGATTGCTTTCATAGCAGTTGTTTTAAGGCTTTTCTTCCCAAGACATTTCCCAG ACTGGCTTGAGATGCCTGGGTCCTTGATTCTTCTGCTGGTGGTTGCTCCCGGTTTCTTTGCCTACACAGTAAAGGATAGCTGGGTTGGGGTTGCAATATGTCTTGTAATTGGTTGTTACCTGCTGCAAGAGCATATTCGGGCATCTGGAGGATTTAGAAATTCCTTCACAGAACGCCATGGTATCTCAAACACTCTTGGCATCATCCTTCTGTTGGTGTATCCAGTGTGGTCTTTAGTTCTGCATATTGTGTAA